From one Mustela nigripes isolate SB6536 chromosome 16, MUSNIG.SB6536, whole genome shotgun sequence genomic stretch:
- the RPRML gene encoding reprimo-like protein has protein sequence MNATFLNHSGLEAEGGLGGGGGAALGNRSHGLGTWLGCCAGGAPLAASDGVPAGLAPDERSLWVSRVAQIAVLCVLSLTVVFGVFFLGCNLLIKSESMINFLMQERRPSKDVGAAILGLY, from the coding sequence ATGAACGCGACCTTCCTGAACCACAGCGGCCTGGAGGCAGAGGGCGGCttgggcggcggcggcggggccgcCCTGGGGAACCGCAGCCACGGGCTGGGCACGTGGCTGGGCTGCTGCGCCGGAGGCGCGCCGCTGGCCGCCAGCGACGGGGTCCCCGCGGGGCTGGCGCCGGACGAGCGCAGCCTGTGGGTGTCGCGCGTGGCGCAGATCGCTGTGCTCTGCGTGCTGTCGCTCACCGTGGTCTTCGGCGTGTTCTTCCTGGGCTGCAACCTGCTCATCAAGTCGGAGAGCATGATCAACTTTCTGATGCAGGAGCGCCGGCCCTCCAAGGACGTGGGAGCCGCCATCCTGGGGCTGTACTGA